The Mobula birostris isolate sMobBir1 chromosome 11, sMobBir1.hap1, whole genome shotgun sequence genome has a segment encoding these proteins:
- the LOC140204786 gene encoding uncharacterized protein isoform X1: protein MSSQKPLLCPWLITQVDSGQYPGLCWVNKEKRQFRIPWKHCLRQNISSDDVKIFEAWAIASGRYRVGIDAPNPPVWKRNFRSALARKKHFRRVQDNRSDPLDPHLIYEIHNSDFPEGNSPSSSDQIQKQEEDEEEEEEEVSEEDMEEEGHLTSWHLSLSTFSDSATLKAEDKLSEGRTSHRDAAGTSGLQPAKKQRESEVQAPRRESPHSSTALEDLSENFDREAFKKRLVQMHSEMLGSLSSLSDRMQEMARSMEVSVSNLAQEVLWSQDSLSSSVEVIRSSIPTGTDAAAMQRLMDRVLASMEAQEEAVQSLCASVEAQGNPSRALLAVSREQVAVMREQREAVREQVALLRDQREAAREQLALQHEQIAALREQRATSRKNTAALREQTAVLRDLVVGIGAGLKSLTDAVQSGTQQICRELAARPRERPSGVPLLRTSVLPRSISFSPRAKPLPVSHVKASRATAPDGSALESCSPRGRHGRPLRTYTKINKQPPQGVGTTEQPPTGSGALKRPRQTSGKIEHSPLGASMTK, encoded by the exons ATGAGTTCCCAGAAGCCTTTGCTGTGTCCGTGGCTCATCACGCAAGTAGACAGCGGCCAGTACCCCGGCCTCTGCTGGGTAAATAAAGAGAAGAGGCAGTTCAGGATTCCTTGGAAACACTGCTTGAGACAGAACATCTCCTCGGATGATGTCAAGATATTTGAG GCTTGGGCAATAGCCAGTGGCCGGTACAGAGTAGGAATCGATGCTCCAAATCCCCCTGTGTGGAAGAGAAACTTCCGAAGTGCTTTAGCACGAAAGAAGCATTTCCGCAGAGTTCAGGACAACAGGAGTGATCCCCTCGACCCCCACTTGATCTACGAGATCCATAACTCCG ACTTTCCGGAGGGAAATTCACCATCATCCTCAGATCAGATACAAAAGCAGGAagaggatgaggaggaggaggaggaggaggtctcTGAGGAAGATatggaggaggaggggcacctcACGTCATGGCACCTGTCCCTGAGCACCTTTTCGGACAGTGCAACCCTGAAGGCAGAGGACAAGCTCTCGGAGGGTCGTACTTCCCATCGCGACGCCGCTGGCACTAGTGGGCTGCAGCCAGCCAAGAAGCAAAGGGAAAGTGAGGTGCAGGCCCCCCGGCGAGAGAGTCCGCATAGCAGCACTGCCCTGGAGGACCTGAGCGAGAACTTTGACAGGGAGGCATTCAAGAAAAGGCTGGTGCAGATGCACAGCGAAATGCTTGGCTCGTTATCTAGCCTTTCAGACAGGATGCAGGAGATGGCCAGGAGTATGGAGGTGTCAGTCTCCAACCTTGCACAGGAGGTCCTTTGGAGCCAGGACAGCCTCAGCTCCAGCGTGGAGGTGATACGCAGCTCCATTCCGACCGGCACGGACGCTGCCGCAATGCAGCGGCTGATGGACCGGGTCCTGGCTTCCATGGAGGCGCAGGAGGAGGCTGTTCAAAGTCTCTGCGCCTCCGTGGAGGCCCAGGGTAACCCCAGCCGGGCGCTGCTGGCCGTCAGCCGGGAGCAGGTGGCCGTCATGAGGGAGCAGCGGGAGGCCGTCCGGGAGCAGGTCGCCCTCCTCCGCGATCAGAGGGAGGCCGCGCGGGAGCAGCTGGCCCTCCAGCACGAGCAGATCGCCGCCCTGCGCGAGCAGAGGGCCACCTCCCGTAAGAACACGGCGGCGCTGCGGGAGCAGACGGCCGTCCTGCGGGACCTGGTGGTGGGGATCGGCGCCGGCCTGAAGTCTCTGACGGACGCGGTGCAGTCGGGGACGCAGCAGATCTGCAGGGAGCTGGCCGCCCGCCCCCGGGAGAGGCCCAGCGGCGTTCCGCTTCTCCGGACCAGTGTCCTCCCTCGCAGCATCAGCTTCTCCCCTCGGGCAAAGCCCTTGCCCGTATCCCACGTCAAGGCATCCCGTGCCACAGCTCCCGATGGCAGCGCGCTGGAATCCTGCTCTCCCAGAGGTCGCCATGGGCGCCCACTGCGGACATACACCAAGATAAACAAGCAGCCGCCCCAGGGTGTTGGCACAACAGAACAACCTCCCACAGGCTCTGGGGCATTGAAACGGCCACGCCAGACTTCCGGCAAAATCGAACACTCTCCTCTGGGCGCTAGTATGACAAAGTAG